In Edaphobacter aggregans, the sequence CTGGTCGAGCTGGAAGGCGGCCTGGCGGAAGGAGGCTTCGGAGTAGGTGCGGCGGATGCGCTCGAGGGGCTCGAAGTTTGTGTCGGTTGCGGGCGAGCCGGGTGCTTTTGTTGCGGCGGGCATGGGCTTGCCGTAGGCGATACGGGCTTTGAGCTCGGTGGCTTCGCTGTCGGTGGGGCGGAGCTTGAGGGTCTGGTCGACTTCGCGCTGGGCCCCGGCGAGGTCGTTGTGGCGGAGGAGGCTGACGGCGAGGTTGTAGTGGTAGTCGGGGTCGCTGGGGTCGGCGCTGGAGGCTCGCTGAAAGAGGGGCGTGGCGTCGTGGCCCTGTCGGCTGGAGGCTACAGCCTGGTTGTTGACGACTTCTGGCAGTGGGAGGCGGCTGGCTACGAATTTGAAGGCGGTTTCGGCTTCAGCGTATTTGCCGGTATTGAAGCGGGAGAGGCCGAGGTAGAAGTTGGCTTCGAGGGCGCGCGGGTCGGTGGAAGGGATGCGTGCGAGGGTGGCGGCGGCGTGGTCGTAATCGCGCTGGGTGTACTGGGCTTTGCCGAGGGCCAGGAGGGCGGCGGTGTAGGTGGGAACCTCTTGCACAGCTAGCTGGAGGTGGTTGATGCGCTCTTGCGGGTTGGGTTCGCTGGTGCCGCGGATGTAGTTTTCAAAGGCGCTGAGCTTGACCTGGCCGGGGGCGGCGAGGAAGGTCTGCTGGGCTACGTTGAACTTGGGGTCGAGCTGGCGGGCGATCTTCCAGGCGAGGGCGTTTTGAAGGTCGAAGAGACGGGACAGTTCGGTGGAGTCTTCGATGGGGGCAGAGAGGTGGAGATTGTTGACGTCGAGGATTTGTGCCTGGACGGAGATGCGCGCTTCGGTGACGGTGTAGCTGCCGACGATGACGTAGTTGGCGTCGAGGGTTTGGGCGATGCGGATGGTGGTGGCGCGAGTGGGCTTGAAGTCGAGCGGGTAGCCGAGATGGTCGAGGGCGTACTGGCGGTCGTCGCGGGAGATGGTGAGGTATCCGGCGGAGGTGAGGCGCTGATTGAGGGTGTCGGGGAAGGAGTCGCCGATCCAGGCGAGGTTGGTCTGGCCGGAACGATTGTCGAAGGGAAGGACGAGGACGACGCGGCCGGATTGCTGGGTATCGGCGGAGGATTGCGCGAAAGTAGCGACGGCGCAGAGGAGAAGGAGGACGAGGCAGAGGAGATGGCGGGGGTGAGAGAGCCTTTGCACAGCTTGAGTATAGAGCTTGGCAAAGGCGGTGGCGTGATGCTTCCGTAAGGGTTTGGGGTGGCTTTCTACGGCTAGTGCAGTGCAAAAGCAAACCCAGGGGTTCTTCCTGTTTGGCTGCGGTAATCCGGATTTGTGTCCCTGATTCGCACAGTGCGCGCTTGGTGCGGGTGCTGCGATACTAAAGAACGATAGAGTGGTGTCTGAGAAGGTTGATGGCTGAGATTTGTCCAATTTGCGAGGGTGCCGGGCTGAGGGTCGTGCAGCGGGACGGCAGGCAGTTTGCTCAGGAGTGCGAGTGCAGAGTCGGGCAGCGGGCAGCGCGGAGGCTTGGGCGGGCGCAGATTCCGCGGCGGTATGAGCATTGTTCTCTGGAGAGCTATGAGACGAACTTTCCTTCGTCGCACCGGTCGCAGGGAGCGGCATTGATGCGGGCGCGGAAGTTTGTAGAGAGCTATCCGCTGGAGACGGCGGGGACGGGACTGTTGCTGACCGGGTCGATCGGGGTGGGCAAGACTCATCTGGCGGTTGGGATTCTGCAGGCGTTGGTGCAGGATCGTGGGGCGACGGGGCTGTTCTATGACTATCGCGATCTGTTGAAACAGGTACAGCATAGCTATAACAAGCAGGTTGCGGCGACGGAGCTTGAGATTCTGGCACCGGTGTTTGACGCAGAGGTGCTGGTGCTCGATGAACTGGGCGCGTCGAAGCCGACCGATTGGGTGTGGGATACGGTCGCGCACATTTTGAACACGCGCTACAACGACCGGCGCACGACGATCATCACGACGAATTATGCGAACGCAGGGCCGCTGGGTACGGAATCCGGTCCGAGAGGCGTCATGCGGGAAGAGACTCTGGGCGACCGCATCGGCGAACGAATGCGGTCACGGCTCCAGGAGATGTGCGTTGTGGTGGAGATGCAGGGTGAAGACTTCCGGCAGAAGGTGAAGCGCGCAAGTTTTGCTTGATTGCGCTACGGCGTCTAAGTGTTGTGCTAGACGACGGTGGCCAGAAGAATAATTCCTGCGGTCAAGGCAGCAATACGATAGGCATAATCAGCCGATGTCAGCGGTGCTTTGGAGGCAGAGGTCGCGACATAGGGATTTGAAATGCTGATCGGAGTAACTGACCTCGGCGATTTGTCGCTCTGTGTATTCATGTTGGTCTCTCCTTCTCAAAGGAGTTGATGTCTGGTTAACGCGATAATGAGCTAAATAGTTCTGGTGGCTGATTAAAAATCATGCAAACTTCGCATCGGAGTGCCACTCCGGGTACCCATTGTGTTGACTCTTTTTTGATGCACGAAACCGCGGGAAGAATCGTGGCGCAGGTATAAAATTTCGGCTTATGAGCGAACTTGGGCGACAGGATGGGCGGGAGATCGGCGGAAAGAGCGAGCCGGTAGATATCCAGCAGGCAGGGAACGAAGCAGGGATCTTTGCGCCCAAGGCTGCGGCGGAAAGCCGGATGCCTGTAAGTGTATGGATTATCGCGGGGCTCGCAGTTTTGGCGGTGGTGGTTGGGTTAGTTTTTGCTGGGCGGAAGAAGACGGAAGCCGCGCCGAATACTGTTCTGCCGCTGGCGGCTTATGCGGGGAATCTTCCTTTGTCGCAACTTGCGATG encodes:
- a CDS encoding tetratricopeptide repeat protein; protein product: MQRLSHPRHLLCLVLLLLCAVATFAQSSADTQQSGRVVLVLPFDNRSGQTNLAWIGDSFPDTLNQRLTSAGYLTISRDDRQYALDHLGYPLDFKPTRATTIRIAQTLDANYVIVGSYTVTEARISVQAQILDVNNLHLSAPIEDSTELSRLFDLQNALAWKIARQLDPKFNVAQQTFLAAPGQVKLSAFENYIRGTSEPNPQERINHLQLAVQEVPTYTAALLALGKAQYTQRDYDHAAATLARIPSTDPRALEANFYLGLSRFNTGKYAEAETAFKFVASRLPLPEVVNNQAVASSRQGHDATPLFQRASSADPSDPDYHYNLAVSLLRHNDLAGAQREVDQTLKLRPTDSEATELKARIAYGKPMPAATKAPGSPATDTNFEPLERIRRTYSEASFRQAAFQLDQVRAMRMATLPPAEQATQYTQLGHDYLAQGLIAEAEQQFQAALAADPTNALSTSTAHAGLAQVREQSGDPTQARAEANSSLKLKPNAAAYLVLARLDLQANQLAGSASSVANALHLEPNNTAAQGMKQALQSRGQTLP
- a CDS encoding ATP-binding protein, giving the protein MAEICPICEGAGLRVVQRDGRQFAQECECRVGQRAARRLGRAQIPRRYEHCSLESYETNFPSSHRSQGAALMRARKFVESYPLETAGTGLLLTGSIGVGKTHLAVGILQALVQDRGATGLFYDYRDLLKQVQHSYNKQVAATELEILAPVFDAEVLVLDELGASKPTDWVWDTVAHILNTRYNDRRTTIITTNYANAGPLGTESGPRGVMREETLGDRIGERMRSRLQEMCVVVEMQGEDFRQKVKRASFA